Proteins encoded in a region of the Mycobacterium branderi genome:
- the hisI gene encoding phosphoribosyl-AMP cyclohydrolase — translation MSLDPKIAARLKRNADGLFTAVVQERGSGDVLMVAWMDDDALARTLETREATYFSRSRGEQWIKGATSGHTQHVHSVRLDCDGDTVLLVVDQVGGACHTGDHSCFDADVLLQPED, via the coding sequence ATGAGCCTCGACCCGAAGATCGCCGCGCGGTTGAAGCGCAACGCCGACGGATTGTTCACCGCCGTCGTGCAGGAGCGCGGCAGTGGCGACGTGTTGATGGTCGCCTGGATGGACGACGACGCGCTGGCCCGGACGCTGGAAACCCGTGAGGCGACATACTTTTCGCGCTCCCGTGGTGAGCAGTGGATCAAGGGCGCCACCTCGGGCCACACCCAGCACGTGCACTCGGTGCGCCTGGACTGCGACGGCGACACCGTGCTGCTGGTGGTCGACCAGGTCGGCGGCGCGTGCCACACCGGTGATCACAGCTGCTTCGACGCCGACGTGTTGCTGCAACCAGAGGACTGA
- a CDS encoding anthranilate synthase component I, translated as MPAGLATTSREDFRVLAAEHRVVPVTRKVLADAETPLSAYRKLAANRPGTFLLESAENGRSWSRWSFIGAGAPSALTVRDGQAAWLGTVPQDAPTGGDPLQALRDTLDLLATAALPDLPPLSGGMVGFFAYDLVRRLERLPELAIDDLQLPDMLLLLATDLAAVDHHEGTITLIANAVNWNGTDERVDEAYDDAVARLDVMTTALSQPLPSTVATFSRPEPKHRAQRTVEEYGAIVERLVHEIERGEAFQVVPSQRFEMDTDVEPIDVYRMLRVSNPSPYMYLLHVPNDAGGTAFSIVGSSPEALVTVHDQWATTHPIAGTRWRGQTDEEDVLLEKELMHDEKERAEHLMLVDLGRNDLGRVCVPGTVRVEDYSHIERYSHVMHLVSTVTGMLAEGRTALDAVTACFPAGTLSGAPKVRAMELIEEVEMTRRGLYGGVIGYLDFAGNADFAIAIRTALMRDGTAYVQAGGGVVADSNGPYEHTEATNKARAVLNAIAAAETLGAPETHG; from the coding sequence ATGCCCGCCGGCCTCGCCACCACCTCGCGCGAGGACTTCCGCGTGCTTGCCGCCGAGCACCGGGTCGTCCCGGTCACGCGCAAGGTATTGGCCGACGCCGAGACTCCGCTGTCGGCCTACCGCAAGCTGGCTGCCAACCGGCCCGGCACCTTCCTGCTGGAGTCGGCCGAAAACGGTCGTTCGTGGTCACGGTGGTCGTTCATCGGCGCCGGCGCGCCGTCGGCGCTGACCGTGCGCGACGGCCAGGCGGCGTGGCTCGGCACCGTGCCGCAGGACGCGCCCACCGGCGGCGACCCGCTGCAAGCGCTGCGTGACACGCTGGACCTGCTGGCCACCGCGGCGCTCCCGGACCTTCCGCCGTTGTCGGGCGGCATGGTCGGCTTCTTCGCCTACGACCTGGTGCGACGGCTGGAGCGGCTGCCCGAATTGGCCATCGACGACCTGCAATTGCCTGACATGCTGCTGCTGCTGGCCACCGACTTGGCGGCCGTCGACCACCACGAGGGCACCATCACGCTGATTGCCAACGCGGTGAACTGGAACGGCACCGACGAGCGAGTCGACGAGGCTTACGACGACGCCGTCGCCCGGCTTGACGTGATGACCACCGCGCTGAGCCAGCCGCTGCCGTCGACCGTGGCCACCTTCAGCCGTCCCGAACCCAAGCACCGCGCTCAGCGCACCGTCGAGGAATACGGTGCGATCGTCGAGCGTCTGGTCCACGAAATCGAGCGCGGCGAAGCGTTTCAGGTGGTGCCGTCGCAGCGTTTCGAGATGGACACCGACGTCGAACCGATCGACGTCTACCGCATGCTGCGGGTGTCGAACCCGAGCCCGTACATGTATCTGTTGCACGTCCCGAACGATGCTGGGGGAACGGCCTTTTCGATTGTCGGCTCCAGTCCTGAGGCGCTGGTCACGGTGCACGACCAGTGGGCCACAACGCATCCGATCGCCGGGACGCGGTGGCGCGGGCAGACCGACGAAGAAGACGTCTTGCTGGAAAAGGAACTGATGCACGACGAGAAGGAACGCGCCGAGCACCTGATGCTGGTCGACTTGGGCCGCAACGACCTTGGCCGGGTCTGCGTGCCGGGCACCGTGCGCGTCGAGGACTACAGCCACATCGAGCGCTACAGCCACGTCATGCATTTGGTGTCCACAGTGACCGGGATGCTCGCCGAGGGCCGCACCGCACTGGACGCGGTGACGGCGTGTTTTCCGGCCGGCACGTTGTCCGGCGCGCCGAAGGTGCGGGCGATGGAGCTGATCGAAGAGGTGGAAATGACCCGGCGCGGCCTCTACGGCGGCGTGATCGGCTACCTCGACTTCGCCGGCAACGCCGATTTTGCGATCGCGATCCGCACCGCATTGATGCGCGACGGCACCGCCTACGTACAGGCCGGCGGCGGGGTAGTGGCCGACTCCAACGGTCCCTACGAGCACACCGAGGCGACGAACAAGGCTCGCGCCGTGCTCAACGCAATTGCCGCCGCCGAGACCCTGGGCGCCCCGGAAACCCATGGTTAA
- the trpA gene encoding tryptophan synthase subunit alpha, whose amino-acid sequence MIVEQSETSRLADLFGSCRQDNRAALIGYLPTGYPDVPTSVNAMTALVESGCDLIEVGIPYSDPGMDGPTIATASEAALRGGVRVRDTLAAVEAISAAGGRAVVMTYWNPVLHYGVDAFARDLAAAGGHGLITPDLIPDEAEEWLAASDKHRLDRIFLVAPSSTPQRLAATVEASRGFVYAASIMGVTGARDVVSRAAPELVGRIRAVSDIPVGVGLGVRSRDQAAQIAGYADGVIVGSALVSTLTDGIPALRALTEELAAGVRQRISSP is encoded by the coding sequence ATGATCGTGGAGCAGAGCGAAACAAGCCGGCTGGCCGATCTCTTCGGCTCGTGCAGGCAGGACAATCGGGCGGCCTTGATCGGTTACCTGCCGACCGGATACCCGGATGTGCCCACTTCGGTGAATGCGATGACCGCACTCGTCGAATCCGGTTGTGACCTCATCGAAGTCGGCATTCCGTATTCAGACCCGGGGATGGACGGGCCGACTATCGCGACCGCCTCGGAGGCCGCGCTGCGCGGCGGGGTCCGCGTCCGCGACACGCTGGCTGCCGTCGAGGCGATCAGCGCGGCGGGCGGCCGTGCTGTCGTGATGACCTACTGGAATCCGGTGCTGCACTACGGAGTTGACGCATTCGCGCGAGACCTCGCGGCGGCCGGGGGGCATGGCCTGATCACGCCCGACCTCATTCCCGACGAGGCCGAGGAGTGGCTGGCGGCCTCCGACAAGCACCGGCTGGACCGCATCTTTCTGGTCGCGCCGTCGTCGACCCCGCAGCGGCTGGCGGCGACAGTCGAGGCGTCGCGTGGGTTCGTCTACGCCGCATCGATCATGGGGGTCACCGGTGCGCGTGACGTGGTGTCACGGGCTGCGCCGGAGCTGGTGGGTCGGATTCGGGCAGTTTCCGACATCCCGGTTGGGGTCGGTCTGGGTGTGCGCTCGCGCGACCAGGCGGCACAGATTGCCGGCTACGCCGACGGCGTCATCGTCGGCTCGGCGCTGGTCTCGACGCTGACCGACGGCATCCCCGCGCTGCGTGCCCTCACCGAAGAACTCGCCGCCGGTGTGCGGCAAAGGATTTCCTCGCCATGA
- the hisF gene encoding imidazole glycerol phosphate synthase subunit HisF, producing the protein MSLAVRVIPCLDVDDGRVVKGVNFENLRDAGDPVELAAAYDTEGADELTFLDVTASSSGRATMLDVVRRTAEQVFIPLTVGGGVRSVADVDVLLRAGADKVSVNTAAIARPDLLAEMARAFGSQCIVLSVDARTVPPGSPPTPSGWEVTTHGGRRGTGIDAVEWAVRGAELGVGEILLNSMDADGTQAGFDLAMLRAVRAAVTVPVIASGGAGAAEHFAPAVLAGADAVLAASVFHFRQLTIGQVKAAMAAEGITVR; encoded by the coding sequence ATGAGCTTGGCGGTCCGCGTGATTCCCTGTCTGGACGTCGACGACGGCCGAGTGGTCAAGGGGGTCAACTTCGAGAATCTCAGGGACGCCGGTGATCCCGTCGAACTGGCAGCGGCCTACGACACCGAGGGCGCCGACGAGCTGACCTTTCTCGACGTGACCGCGTCGTCGTCAGGGCGCGCCACCATGCTGGATGTGGTGCGCCGCACCGCCGAACAGGTATTCATCCCGCTCACGGTCGGCGGCGGAGTGCGTTCGGTAGCCGACGTCGACGTGCTGCTTCGGGCGGGCGCCGACAAGGTGTCGGTCAACACCGCAGCGATAGCGCGACCCGACTTGCTGGCCGAAATGGCACGGGCTTTCGGATCGCAATGCATCGTGTTGTCCGTCGACGCGCGCACCGTGCCCCCCGGTTCGCCCCCCACGCCGTCGGGCTGGGAGGTTACCACACATGGCGGGCGGCGCGGCACTGGCATCGACGCCGTCGAATGGGCCGTCCGCGGCGCCGAATTGGGCGTGGGGGAGATCCTGCTGAATTCGATGGACGCCGACGGCACGCAAGCGGGTTTCGACCTGGCGATGCTGCGGGCAGTGCGCGCGGCGGTGACGGTGCCGGTGATCGCCAGCGGCGGCGCGGGTGCGGCCGAGCACTTCGCGCCGGCGGTTTTGGCAGGCGCCGATGCGGTGTTGGCGGCCAGCGTCTTTCACTTCCGGCAGTTGACCATCGGGCAGGTGAAGGCGGCGATGGCCGCCGAAGGGATCACCGTGCGATGA
- a CDS encoding MFS transporter: protein MRKSPLLAWALWDCGATGLNALVITFVFPVYLTASVGAGGDTSPTSWLGRAMTVAGIIVALCAPMTGSWITDPRRRRHVLTALTVTVVVLTATMSLIRDNPRYLLPGLVLLAATAACGDLASVPYNATLRLISTPETSGRISGFGLASGYVGSVALLLAVYVGFIAGGGSTAGALGISTADGLNVRMAMLLTAAWFLFFALPLLIWAPKPPAMPGRPAAMGAARQLWADLVAEWRRDRNVVYYLLASAVFRDGLSGVFAFGAVLGVNVYRISAANVLLFGVMACTVAAVGAVLGGLLDQRIGSKAVILGSLGSMIAVGLTLLTLSGPLAFWVCGLLLCLFIGPTQSSARALLLQMTADGKEGLAFGLYTTTGRAAAFLAPSMFFAFIDLFGADRAGLGGLLVVLTAGLLAMLPIRARRAESVAV from the coding sequence GTGCGAAAGTCCCCGTTGCTGGCATGGGCGCTCTGGGATTGCGGGGCGACGGGCCTGAATGCGCTTGTCATCACGTTCGTTTTCCCGGTGTACTTGACGGCTTCGGTGGGAGCCGGGGGCGACACGTCGCCGACGAGTTGGCTGGGCCGGGCGATGACGGTTGCCGGCATCATCGTCGCCTTGTGCGCACCGATGACCGGAAGCTGGATCACCGACCCGCGGCGACGCCGCCACGTGCTGACCGCCCTCACCGTGACGGTCGTGGTGCTGACCGCGACGATGAGTTTGATCCGCGACAACCCCCGCTACCTGTTGCCGGGCCTGGTACTGCTGGCCGCCACGGCGGCCTGTGGCGACCTGGCATCCGTCCCCTACAACGCGACGCTGCGACTGATCTCCACTCCGGAGACGTCCGGCAGAATCTCCGGGTTCGGCTTGGCCTCAGGCTATGTCGGAAGCGTGGCGTTGCTGTTGGCCGTCTATGTCGGCTTCATCGCAGGCGGCGGATCCACCGCGGGTGCGCTGGGCATTTCGACCGCCGACGGGCTGAATGTGCGGATGGCGATGCTGCTGACCGCAGCCTGGTTCCTGTTTTTCGCGCTCCCTTTGCTGATCTGGGCGCCGAAACCACCCGCCATGCCTGGCCGCCCGGCGGCGATGGGCGCCGCTCGCCAGCTCTGGGCCGACCTGGTCGCCGAATGGCGCCGAGACCGCAATGTCGTCTACTACCTGCTGGCCAGCGCCGTGTTCCGGGACGGGCTGTCAGGTGTGTTCGCGTTCGGGGCAGTGTTGGGTGTCAACGTGTATCGCATCTCGGCGGCTAATGTGCTGCTGTTCGGTGTGATGGCCTGCACTGTCGCCGCCGTCGGCGCAGTGCTCGGTGGTCTGCTCGATCAGCGTATTGGTTCCAAGGCCGTCATCCTCGGCTCACTTGGGTCGATGATCGCCGTCGGGCTGACACTGCTCACACTGTCTGGGCCGCTGGCGTTTTGGGTGTGCGGCCTGCTGCTGTGCCTGTTCATCGGCCCCACGCAGTCGTCGGCGCGCGCTCTGCTGCTGCAGATGACCGCCGACGGCAAGGAGGGGTTGGCCTTCGGGCTTTACACCACAACCGGGCGAGCCGCCGCCTTCCTCGCGCCGTCGATGTTCTTCGCGTTCATCGATCTCTTCGGCGCCGACCGGGCCGGCCTGGGCGGCCTGTTGGTCGTACTGACGGCGGGACTGCTGGCAATGCTGCCCATCCGCGCACGGCGCGCTGAATCGGTAGCCGTGTAA
- a CDS encoding prolipoprotein diacylglyceryl transferase, which translates to MTTTVLAYFPSPPRGVWHLGPVPIRAYALFIIIGIVVALVIGDRRWEARGGERGVIYDIALWAVPFGLLGGRLYHLATDWRTYFGEGGAGLGAALRIWDGGLGIWGAVALGGVGAWLGCRRRGIPLPAFGDAVAPGIVLAQGIGRLGNYFNQELFGRETTMPWGLEIFYRRDPAGFVDVHSLDGVSTGQLAMVVQPTFLYELLWDVLVFVALIWLDRRFRIGHGRLFALYVAGYCVGRFCIELLRDDAATHIAGIRINSFTSTFVFIGAVVYLILAPKGREDPATLGGTAVREVEPEPAPELAPVGAVSAADEDTTAAAVDSGEPSLAAEAEAVAEPEVSTEETADAETEVVPVGPEAEAEPEAEVVEPEVESGEVEPEVAEEAAEESELETAGAEVEESEPEAPAEAEEPEAEESAVEEPEAEPGEPEEEAEEPEAAASEAAVEEEPEAEEPELEEPEAEAEEPEAAAPETAVEEEPEEHEAEEAVAEEQEAEEPEETEPAAPETAVEEEPEEHEAEEAAAEEQEAEEPEEPEAQAEDVEAEDVEAEEPEAEEPEPEAEADESEAEKPQPQVAEPTARGWRSRLNRLRRR; encoded by the coding sequence ATGACGACGACTGTGCTCGCCTACTTTCCCAGCCCGCCACGTGGGGTGTGGCACCTCGGGCCTGTCCCGATCCGCGCCTACGCGTTGTTCATCATCATCGGCATCGTGGTCGCGCTGGTCATCGGTGATCGACGCTGGGAGGCCCGCGGCGGCGAGCGCGGGGTCATCTATGACATCGCGCTGTGGGCCGTGCCGTTCGGTCTTCTCGGCGGACGGCTGTATCACCTGGCCACCGATTGGCGGACGTATTTCGGCGAGGGCGGTGCGGGACTCGGCGCGGCGCTGCGCATCTGGGACGGCGGTTTGGGGATCTGGGGCGCCGTCGCCCTCGGCGGTGTCGGTGCATGGCTGGGCTGCCGCCGTCGCGGGATCCCACTTCCCGCCTTCGGTGACGCCGTCGCTCCCGGGATCGTGCTGGCGCAGGGGATCGGGCGGCTCGGGAACTACTTCAACCAAGAGCTTTTCGGCCGTGAGACGACGATGCCCTGGGGCCTGGAGATTTTCTACCGGCGTGACCCAGCCGGATTCGTCGACGTGCATTCTCTGGACGGGGTGTCGACCGGGCAGCTCGCAATGGTTGTACAGCCGACGTTCCTGTACGAATTGCTTTGGGATGTCCTGGTATTCGTGGCGCTGATCTGGCTGGACCGACGCTTCAGGATCGGGCACGGGCGGCTGTTCGCGCTGTACGTCGCCGGCTATTGCGTCGGGCGGTTCTGCATCGAGTTGCTGCGCGACGACGCCGCCACCCATATTGCAGGGATCCGAATCAACTCATTCACATCGACTTTCGTCTTCATCGGCGCGGTGGTCTATCTCATCCTGGCTCCCAAGGGTCGTGAAGACCCGGCGACGCTCGGCGGGACGGCTGTCCGCGAGGTCGAGCCGGAGCCGGCACCGGAGCTCGCTCCGGTTGGTGCGGTGTCCGCCGCCGACGAAGACACAACAGCCGCGGCTGTTGATTCCGGCGAGCCGTCGCTGGCCGCCGAGGCCGAAGCAGTGGCGGAGCCGGAGGTGTCGACCGAGGAGACGGCCGACGCGGAAACCGAAGTGGTCCCGGTAGGACCCGAGGCTGAAGCTGAGCCGGAAGCAGAAGTGGTGGAGCCCGAAGTCGAGTCGGGTGAGGTTGAGCCAGAAGTGGCGGAGGAAGCAGCCGAGGAATCCGAGCTCGAGACAGCCGGCGCTGAGGTCGAGGAGTCCGAGCCAGAAGCGCCTGCCGAGGCGGAGGAGCCAGAGGCTGAGGAATCGGCAGTAGAGGAGCCTGAGGCTGAGCCGGGCGAGCCTGAGGAGGAAGCCGAGGAGCCCGAGGCTGCAGCGTCCGAGGCTGCCGTAGAGGAAGAGCCTGAGGCTGAAGAACCGGAACTTGAGGAGCCTGAGGCTGAGGCCGAGGAACCGGAGGCTGCAGCGCCCGAGACTGCCGTAGAGGAAGAGCCTGAGGAACACGAAGCCGAAGAGGCTGTGGCGGAGGAACAAGAAGCCGAAGAGCCTGAGGAAACGGAGCCTGCAGCGCCCGAGACTGCCGTAGAGGAAGAGCCTGAGGAACACGAAGCCGAAGAGGCTGCGGCGGAGGAACAAGAAGCCGAAGAGCCTGAGGAACCCGAGGCTCAGGCCGAGGACGTCGAGGCCGAGGACGTCGAGGCCGAAGAACCCGAGGCCGAAGAACCCGAGCCGGAGGCTGAGGCGGACGAGTCCGAAGCCGAGAAACCGCAGCCGCAAGTGGCTGAGCCGACCGCGCGGGGCTGGCGGTCACGGCTGAACAGGCTTCGGCGCAGGTAG
- a CDS encoding inositol monophosphatase family protein: MDLDALVAQASEILDAAAEPFLEGHRADSAVSKKGDDFATKVDLAIERQVVDALTKATGIEVHGEEFGGADVDSPWVWVLDPVDGTFNYAAGSPLAAILLGLLHDGDPVAGLTWLPFTGQRYTAVAGGPLMKNGVPQPPLEHTELAESVIGIGTFNIDSRGRFPGRYRLAVLENLSRVSSRLRMHGATGIDLAYVADGILGGAISFGDHVWDHAAGVALVRAAGGIVTNLAGEQWTPESRSALAAAPGVHAEMLDILRRTGNPEDY, from the coding sequence ATGGACCTCGACGCGTTGGTGGCTCAGGCATCGGAGATCCTCGATGCCGCTGCCGAGCCTTTCCTCGAGGGGCATCGCGCCGATTCGGCGGTCAGCAAGAAGGGCGACGACTTCGCCACCAAGGTGGACCTGGCCATCGAGCGGCAGGTCGTCGACGCGCTGACTAAAGCCACCGGAATCGAGGTACACGGCGAGGAATTCGGCGGCGCGGACGTCGATTCGCCGTGGGTGTGGGTGCTCGACCCGGTCGACGGGACATTCAACTACGCGGCCGGATCCCCGTTGGCCGCGATCCTGCTGGGGCTGTTGCACGACGGCGATCCGGTTGCGGGGCTCACCTGGCTGCCGTTCACCGGCCAGCGCTACACCGCGGTGGCGGGCGGTCCGTTGATGAAAAACGGTGTGCCGCAGCCGCCGCTGGAGCACACGGAGCTAGCGGAGTCGGTCATCGGCATCGGCACCTTCAACATCGACTCGCGGGGAAGATTCCCTGGCCGCTACCGGTTGGCGGTGCTGGAGAACCTGAGCCGGGTGTCGTCGCGGTTGCGCATGCACGGCGCCACCGGCATCGACCTGGCCTATGTGGCCGACGGAATCCTCGGCGGTGCAATCAGTTTCGGCGACCATGTGTGGGACCACGCCGCCGGCGTGGCCCTGGTGCGTGCCGCCGGCGGAATCGTCACCAACCTGGCCGGCGAGCAGTGGACGCCCGAATCGCGCTCGGCGCTCGCAGCAGCACCCGGCGTGCACGCCGAGATGCTCGACATCCTGCGCCGCACCGGCAATCCCGAGGACTACTGA
- the trpC gene encoding indole-3-glycerol phosphate synthase TrpC yields the protein MSSATVLDSIIEGVRADVAAREAVVPLAKVKAAAEAMPAPLDVMAALREPGIGVIAEVKRASPSAGRLASISDPAKLARAYEDGGARIISVVTEQRRFNGTLDDLDSVRAAVNVPVLRKDFVVGPYQIHEARAHGADMLLLIVAALDQPVLESMLERIESLGMTALVEVHTEEEADRALKAGARVIGVNARDLKTLKVDRDCFARIAPGLPTDVIRIAESGVRGTADLLAYAGAGADAVLVGEGLVTSGDPRAAVADLVTAGRHPSCPKPAR from the coding sequence ATGAGTTCGGCAACCGTGCTCGACTCCATCATCGAGGGAGTTCGCGCCGATGTTGCCGCCCGTGAAGCCGTCGTTCCACTGGCCAAAGTGAAGGCCGCCGCCGAGGCGATGCCGGCGCCGCTGGATGTAATGGCGGCGCTGCGCGAGCCCGGAATCGGCGTCATCGCCGAAGTCAAGCGAGCCAGTCCGTCGGCGGGCCGGCTGGCGTCGATTTCGGACCCGGCGAAATTGGCCCGCGCCTACGAAGACGGCGGCGCGCGCATCATCAGCGTGGTCACCGAGCAGCGGCGTTTCAACGGCACACTCGACGATCTCGACTCGGTGCGCGCCGCAGTCAATGTGCCGGTGTTGCGCAAAGACTTTGTGGTGGGGCCGTATCAGATCCACGAGGCCCGCGCGCACGGCGCCGACATGCTGCTGCTGATCGTTGCGGCGCTCGACCAGCCGGTGCTGGAGTCGATGTTGGAGCGCATCGAGTCGCTTGGCATGACCGCCCTGGTCGAGGTGCACACCGAGGAAGAAGCCGACCGGGCCCTGAAAGCGGGCGCGCGGGTCATCGGTGTCAACGCCCGCGATCTCAAAACGCTGAAAGTCGACCGGGATTGCTTTGCGCGCATCGCACCTGGGCTTCCGACCGACGTGATCAGGATCGCCGAGTCCGGAGTGCGCGGCACCGCTGATCTGCTCGCCTACGCCGGTGCCGGCGCTGACGCGGTGCTGGTGGGTGAGGGCCTGGTCACCAGCGGTGATCCTCGCGCGGCCGTCGCCGACCTTGTCACCGCGGGGAGGCATCCGTCTTGTCCCAAGCCAGCCCGCTAG
- a CDS encoding TIGR02234 family membrane protein, with protein MVKRRLAQVLLVVAVAGLWAASRLPWVAIQSFDGLGQPKTVTLSGASWSTALLPLAILLLAAAVAAVAVRGWPLRLLAVLVAAVSLAIGYLAVSLWVVRDVAVRGADLAHVSLLTLVGSQRYHAGAAIALVAAVCTLVGAVLLMRSAASGDATKYVAPAARRAQAHAEDGATSERMIWDALDEGRDPTDRSQSESDTEGR; from the coding sequence ATGGTTAAGCGGCGACTGGCTCAAGTTCTGCTGGTAGTTGCCGTGGCCGGCCTATGGGCCGCGTCCCGGTTGCCGTGGGTTGCGATCCAGTCGTTCGACGGGCTGGGCCAGCCGAAGACCGTCACCCTCTCCGGCGCGTCCTGGTCGACGGCGCTGCTGCCGCTGGCGATCTTGCTGCTGGCCGCAGCCGTCGCAGCGGTGGCGGTCCGCGGGTGGCCGCTGCGCCTGTTGGCGGTCCTGGTGGCGGCCGTCAGCCTGGCGATTGGATATCTGGCCGTCAGCCTGTGGGTGGTCCGGGACGTCGCGGTCCGAGGGGCCGACCTGGCGCATGTGTCGCTGCTGACGCTGGTCGGCAGTCAGCGGTATCACGCCGGCGCCGCGATCGCCCTGGTGGCCGCCGTGTGCACGCTCGTCGGCGCCGTGCTGCTGATGCGATCGGCCGCGTCTGGCGACGCCACTAAATACGTCGCACCCGCGGCCCGACGGGCGCAAGCCCACGCCGAAGACGGCGCCACGTCCGAGCGGATGATCTGGGATGCGCTCGACGAAGGCCGCGATCCAACGGATCGATCACAATCCGAGTCCGACACCGAGGGTCGGTGA
- a CDS encoding peroxiredoxin, translating into MKTGDTAPDFELPDQNGTPRKLSTLLADGPVALFFYPAAMTPGCTREACHFRDVAGEFAAVGAQRVGISTDAVDKQAKFASMNSFDYPLLSDADGTVAAQFGVKRGLLGKLMPVKRTTFVIDTDRKVLDVIGSEFNFNSHADKALATLRARS; encoded by the coding sequence ATGAAAACCGGTGACACCGCGCCTGACTTCGAGCTTCCCGACCAGAACGGAACGCCACGCAAGCTGAGCACGCTGCTGGCCGACGGCCCGGTCGCGCTGTTCTTCTACCCGGCGGCGATGACGCCCGGCTGTACGCGCGAGGCGTGCCACTTCCGCGATGTCGCCGGCGAGTTCGCCGCCGTCGGCGCGCAACGCGTGGGTATCAGCACCGATGCCGTGGACAAGCAGGCCAAGTTCGCCAGCATGAACAGCTTCGACTACCCGTTGCTGTCCGACGCCGACGGGACCGTTGCCGCGCAGTTCGGAGTCAAACGCGGACTGCTCGGCAAGCTGATGCCGGTCAAGCGCACGACGTTCGTGATCGACACCGACCGCAAGGTGCTCGACGTGATCGGCAGCGAGTTCAACTTCAACTCGCACGCGGACAAGGCGTTGGCGACGTTGCGGGCGCGGTCGTAG
- the trpB gene encoding tryptophan synthase subunit beta, whose product MHGPELPRSSAAIAEPTRYDPDSRGHFGAYGGRFVAEALMAVIEEVTTAYDKIRNDQGFLDTLDKLQARYTGRPSPLYEAARLREHAGGARIFLKREDLNHTGSHKINNVLGQALLARQMGKTRVIAETGAGQHGVATATACALLGLDCVVYMGAVDTARQALNVARMQLLGAEVVSVESGSRTLKDAINEAFRDWVTNADNTYYCFGTAAGPHPFPTMVRDFQRVIGLETRVQIQDQAGRLPDAVTACIGGGSNAIGIFHAFLDDPGVRLVGFEAAGDGVETGRHAATFTGGSPGAFQGSFSYLLQDEDGQTIESHSISAGLDYPGVGPEHAWLRETGRAEYRPITDAEAMDAFRLLCRTEGIIPAIESAHAVAGALQLGIEIGSGAVIVVNLSGRGDKDVETAAKWFGLLDDKDHA is encoded by the coding sequence ATGCACGGCCCGGAACTTCCCCGTTCCAGCGCGGCCATCGCCGAACCGACCCGTTACGACCCTGATTCGCGCGGCCACTTCGGGGCGTACGGCGGCCGGTTCGTCGCCGAGGCGCTGATGGCGGTGATCGAAGAGGTCACCACCGCCTACGACAAGATCCGCAACGATCAGGGTTTCCTGGACACTCTCGACAAGCTGCAGGCCCGCTACACCGGTCGGCCATCTCCGTTGTACGAGGCGGCGCGACTGCGTGAGCACGCGGGCGGCGCGCGGATCTTCCTCAAGCGAGAAGACCTGAATCACACCGGTTCTCACAAGATCAACAATGTGCTCGGCCAAGCACTGTTGGCCCGGCAGATGGGCAAGACGCGCGTGATCGCCGAGACCGGCGCCGGCCAGCACGGGGTGGCCACCGCGACCGCCTGTGCGCTGCTGGGACTGGACTGCGTCGTCTACATGGGTGCTGTGGACACCGCGCGACAGGCGCTCAACGTCGCCCGCATGCAGCTCCTCGGCGCCGAGGTGGTTTCAGTCGAGTCCGGTTCGAGAACACTCAAAGACGCCATCAACGAGGCATTCCGGGATTGGGTCACCAACGCCGACAACACCTACTACTGCTTCGGCACGGCCGCCGGACCGCATCCGTTCCCGACCATGGTGCGCGACTTTCAGCGGGTCATCGGACTCGAAACCCGGGTGCAGATCCAGGATCAGGCGGGACGGCTGCCCGACGCCGTCACCGCGTGCATCGGCGGAGGATCCAACGCCATCGGGATATTCCATGCGTTCCTCGACGACCCCGGTGTTCGGCTGGTCGGATTCGAGGCGGCCGGTGACGGCGTCGAAACCGGCCGGCATGCAGCGACATTCACCGGCGGGTCGCCCGGCGCATTCCAAGGCTCGTTCTCGTATCTGCTGCAAGACGAGGACGGCCAGACCATCGAGTCACATTCGATTTCGGCCGGCCTGGACTATCCCGGCGTCGGCCCGGAGCATGCCTGGCTCAGAGAGACCGGGCGCGCCGAGTACCGGCCGATCACCGATGCCGAGGCGATGGACGCGTTCCGCCTGCTGTGCCGCACGGAGGGCATCATCCCGGCCATCGAGTCGGCGCACGCGGTGGCCGGCGCCCTCCAGCTGGGTATCGAGATAGGCAGTGGCGCAGTGATAGTCGTGAATTTGTCCGGTCGTGGTGACAAGGACGTCGAAACCGCGGCGAAGTGGTTCGGCCTGCTCGATGACAAGGACCACGCATGA